The Flavobacterium commune genome contains the following window.
CTGTTAGCCATTGTTACAGTTCCTAAGAAAACGGGTTCTTCCGTTTTTAACTTAATCATTCTTGCCCAATCTGAATAAATTTTATAGCGATTATCATTGGCTAACCAGTTATTCGTCCATTGTGGTTGTGGCTTGGTTGACAATTTACAATCACCCGAGGTGGCATCCGATTCGGTATTTACTGTTCCATTATCACAGCTATAAATAGAATTTTCGAAACCTAATTCTCCAAAATGCCAAATCATTTTTGGCCCCGGAACCAACAAGGAAACCGCTCCAATGGCCGACATTCTGGACAAAGCTGTATTTAAGTTTTTGACATTATGAGAAGCATTAGTTGCATTGCCGTATTGCAAATTTTTATACATCAAACGTTCTTCGTCATGACTTTCAGCAAATCCCATCAATCGGTTCTTAGTAAATCCTCTGCTACTGCTGTTCATTCGGGCAATATTTGAGGTATATCCCATTGACAATTCGTTGTACTCGTTTGTCATTTTTCCCCATAACATAATCCCTTTACTTGGCGATTCAGCAATTCGATAATTAGCCCATTGTTGTTCCTCGGCATCGGTTCCAAGATGTTCAAAAATAGTGTAATGGGTAGGGTCCAAACTCCAGGAATAATCGGCATAGGATTTTAAAACATCTACACGATCCTGCTGATACGCATTGGTACAACTTTCATCAGAAGCGGTACAATTTTGAGTAAAACCTTTGGTCAAATCCCAACGAAATCCATCAATATGATATTCCTGAATCCATTGTTTAATTACTCTTTTTACATAATACTGCGTTAAGGCTTGTTGATGATTAAAATCTTCACCAACATTGTAGGTATGTTTAGCAACGGTATTGAAATAAGGATTTTCGGTAGTAGGCGAACCAAAACCATCGCCATCAGGGTCGTTCATCCACATACGCACCATAGGATTGCGACCAAAAGCATGATTTAATGCCACATCCAGAATAACTGCAATTCCATTTTGGTGACACAAATCGATAAACTCTTTTAACTTGTCCGAAGGTCCGTAAAACTTATCCAATGCCATATGAAAAGAGGTATTATAACCCCAGCTTTCGTTCCCTTCAAATTCCATAACCGGCATTAATTCGATGGCGTTAATTTTTAATTTTTTGAAATAATCGATGCGATTAATTAAATCCTGAAAGTTGCGATGTGAATCAAAGTCACGTACTAATACTTCGTAAACGACTAATTTTTCCTTTTCTGGTTTTGTAAAATTAGTCACTTGCCAATTGTAAGCCGTTTGTCCTGTTTTTAAAACCGTTACTTCAAAATTTTGTCCCGCAGGATATACGGGCATATTAGGATAAGTAGTACTTGGAATTCCCGAATCATCATAAGGCGAAAGCACCAAAGTAGAATAAGGATCGGCAATTTTGACCATCGTTGGCGAATTAGTCAATGGGGTTTGATCAACCACCCAATATTGGTAGGTATAATTCGTTCCGGAAGTCAGCCCGCTTAATTCCAACCAAAATTTTCCCGTTGTGGGATCTTTTTTCATGGCATAAGCCGAAGTAGGCTGCCAATTATTAAAACTTCCAGCGACATACACAAAGTCTTTCCCCGGAGCATTCAAAACTAAAGTTGCCTTAGAATTATCGGTAGTATTATAATTAATTCCATCCTCCAAAGCAGTAGTCATTGCTTCCAAAACAGTATTCGGATTAATAATAACTGTAAATTTCTTAGTTATAACAGTTGCTCCCTGCGTGACTTGCAATTCATAATTTTGATTAGCGGTAATTCCCGAATGTGTATAAGAAAAAGAAGCGGTACTGCTGTTAGAATTTAGCGTTGTTCCATTAGCTTTTAAAACATAGGCAGCATTCCCACCAGTATTAGTGGCCGAAACAGTAAAATTAGACCCCGAAGTTACAATTGTGGTGCTGTTTTCTGACGGAGCAGTGAGTGTCAATTGAAAACCACCCACTTCTGCAAAAATATCCTGCGATTTTTTATCTCCGGTTCCATTTTTGGCTTTTATTAAAAACCCAATTTTACCCAATGCTGTAGCATTATAATAAGTAGCCGGCGTTATGGTTTTTGTATAGGTGTCGGTTGCGGCGTTGTAGGTAAATTTACTCGCTTCGGAAGAAGCCTCCCAAGTTCCGTTATCCGGAGTTCCTTTGGCAGTAGTATCATCAAGACCAAAAGCCCAAGCCCACATATACAGGGCATTTCCAGTGACACCCCAGCTAGATTCGTTAATACTATTTCCGTTTATAGTTATAGTAATTGCTGTAGTTTCTTCAAAAATAGCAGGACTTACTGAATAAGTCACTGTTTGCTGTTGGGCAAAAGCTATAATTGAAAAAAAACTACAAATAAGAAGTAGTGTTTTTTTCATGATAGTTGGTTTAGGAAAAAAAAGGCTATCTGATGATAGATAGCCTTTTCATTATTTCATTAATTTATTGCTGATTAGGAATCATCAGATAACTTCCGTCTAAATCATTAAAATAGACTTTGTATTTTGATTTGGCTACCGGAATATCTCCGCCACCAGTTCCGTTTCCAGGATATCCTGAAAAAGCTTTATCACCTCCCCAGTTTACATCCCAGGCATTGTTAGCTCTAAACTTAGCTTTACCGTCAAATAAGCTGATTGTAAGTGTCCAGATATGAGGGTCAAAAGTAGATTGAACCATATCAGTATCATCGTTCCATCCTGCTTCAGTTCCTGTTCTTGAAGACCCTATTAATCCAATGGTTGCATGCACGGTTGCTGCCGAAGCATCATAAGGATTCAAAGTATAAGTCAAGGTTTGGGTATCTATTGCAAAAGTATAATAGCCCGCTGTTGGGATGTTGAAACTTGCAGGGTCGCCATCGGCATCTGTAGCTCTGTACGCTAAGTTTCCTCCTGCACCTCCATACATAGGAGCCCATTTCCCTAAAGTTGAAATTACTTTGAAATAACCCGCTTTGAAATAACCGGTATATTTATATAATTTAGGGTTTACTCCGCTTCTAAACAGCGGTTGGTTTCCTTTATTATTATCCCATCCCGCAACTGTAGCATCACCTACCAGATACCAGTCGGTAAACGGATAAGTTACTAATCCGGAATAAGCAGTAATACTGATGGTAATAGTTTCTTCCGTTTCCATTGCTGTACTTCCGGAAACATTGCATTTTACCTTTACATCAAACAACTTAGCTGTTCCTGGAACTGCCCCCAATTCGATTGCGGCCTGATTTAGCGTTTTAACACTAATGGATGCCTGACTAATATCACTTGTACTTGCTAATGTTTGAGCATTGGCAAAATCGCCATCTTTTACATCCATCAGTAATGAATAACTAACTACTACATCATGAGAATATGCTGCTGGATTCCATTTGAACAAATCGGCTTCATCCTCAGCATTTTCTTCGGTAAGTACAAATGTTTTTCCTGTTACAGGTAAGGTCATTTCGGGAGCTGAAACACTCTCAAGAATTGGTCTATTGTCAACATCATCAGCGTTACATGAAACTGCTAAGATGCTAATCAACGCGATTATAATTTTATATATATTTTTCAATTGTATCATTATTTATAAATTAAAAAATTAGTTTACGTAGCCTGTATTTTGTTCCAATGTTGGATTTGCCTGAATAATTCGGGAAGGAATTGGCATTAAATCTCTATAAGATTCGGTTGCAGAACCATTTGCTGTTCCGCCTTTCCATTGCCAGATTTTACTTCCTCCGGTGAATTTTCCAAAACGAATCAAATCGGTTCTTCTATGGCATTCCCAGAATAATTCTCTTCCTCTTTCATCTAAAATAAAATCAAGAGTTAAGTCGGATGCACTTATTGATGCAGCATCAGCTCTGTCTCTCAGTTGGTTGATATAACCCACAGCTGTCGCAATATTTCCTGAAGATGCTCCTCTAACAGTTGCTTCGGCATACATTAAATACACATCAGATAATCGATACATTGGAAAATCAGTATCCGGAATATCATTTCTTTGGGCAGCAGAACCATCCGCTTTTTTGTTGATGTATTTAGTAACCGCATATCCATTTGTAAAAGTTCCCACATTAGCAATATCCAGTGTTTGTCCATCAGTATAAAAAGTACCTCGTTTATCAGCAGTGGCAGTAGCATCCGGGAAAAGCTGTACAAGCTCTTTACGGGTTCTGATTCCCTGCCATCCTCCGTCCATACCTCTGGAAGCAGCATCCATACTTCCTCCAATAGAGGCATGTAGAATAAAACTCATACCACCACCAGTAGCTCTAATGGCATTTCCGTCACTTACAATTGGAAAAATAAATTCGTTTTGAGCACCATTCGTATTATTATCAGCAGAGAATAAATAACGATAAGGAACATTCGCAAAAGTATATCCGGAATTGTTGATGATGTCAGCACATACAGTACCTGCCTCATTAAATCTTTCGGTTCCTGTATAAACTTTAGAATTCAAATAAATTTGTGCCAATAAAAATTTAGCTGCCGTTTTATCTACTCTACCATATTCATTTGTTCTTGAAGCCGCAAGACTATTATCTAAGTCTTTTAATTCTGATTCGATAAAAGCAAAGACTTCGGCTCTGGTTTTTTGTTCCGGATAGAAAAACCCAACAGGATCATTCTCAGTTGTGATAGGTACATTTCCGAATAAATCCATCAAATTGTAGTAGGAGAAAGCTCTTAAAAAACGAGCCTCGGCTCTAAAAGTGGCAATTTCAGCTTTTAAGCTTGCATCAACACCTCTGCTGTTTAATTTCTCATCGGTTGTTTGTCTTAAAAATTCATTCGCCACACTAATTTGATAGAAAGCTCTTGAAAAAGTTCCTGCTAAAAACTCATTGGCAGGAGACCAGTTTTGAGTGTTTAATGTAGGTAAAGTTCCGTCGGCCCAGGCAATAATAGCTTCGTCAGTAGGGAATTCCTGCACTACAAAAAGCAGTCTTAAATAACTACTGAAATCACCTCCAATTCCGGCAATATCTGCTGATCCGTCTCCATCATTTCCTCCTACATACAAACCCGCATATAGCTTAGCCAATACTTGTTTGTAAGATTCAGGATTTTCAAAAAACGTTTCCGATAAAAATTCATCGTCATCTTTTGGAGTTACTTCTAAGTCGTTGGTACACGAAGTAAGCGCCATATTTAACCCTAAAATCAATAGGAAAAAATAAGATATATTTTTAAATGCTATTTTCATTTTATTTCTTTTTAAAAATTTGTTTTTCAGTTCACTTATTAGAAATTCGCATTAACACCAAACAAGAAAGTTCTTGCTCTCGGATATACATTATTATCAATTCCGTTGAATTTCTCCGGGTCTAAACCGTTGTATTTTGTAAGTACAAGAACGTTTTGAACTCCCGCTGTAAATCGTACTGAAGCCGCTTTAAATAGTTTTTTATCAAAGGAGTATCCCAGAGTGATGTTGTCCAATTTTATAAAAGAAGCATCTTTTACATAATAGTCAGATAAGTATCTGGAAGTACCGTTATCTTCAAAAGTGAAACCTGTATTCAGGTAATCGGTACTTACGTTTGATAAATCGGTTTGTCTTCTTAAACCTGCATCCGAATAGCCCAAATTAGAACTCACGTTATCAAAAATATAGTTGCCTAAACTGGCTCTCCAGTTCATGGTAAAGTCAAAATTTTTGTAGTTTACAGTTGAGAATAAACCAAATGTATAGTCAGGTGCCGGTTTGTTAGCTCTATAACGATCGCCATCATTTAATGTTCCATCATTATTTCGATCAACATAAGCTCCTGCAATTGGTTTTTTGTTAGCATCATATAATTGTTCATAAACAAAAAATGAATTAGGTGTAAATCCTACCGAGTTAATTTGGATTTTATTTCCACCACCACCAGCGATATTATCTCCTGTAAAATAACCTTGGAAACCAGGAACGGTTATTCCTAATTGGTCAATTTTTTGATCGATATAAGTGGTGTTGAAAGCCAAGTTCCAGGTCAGATTATCATTTTTAATAATATCCGACTGAATATTAAATTCAACTCCTTTGGTTCTCACGCTACCAATATTAAAGAAACCTTGATTTCTAATATTCGCTCCGTCAGGAACTGCAATTTCAGCTAATAAATCAGTCGATTTTTTATCAAAATAATTGATAGATCCTGTAATTCTGTCGTTAAAGAAACCATAATCAATACCTACGTTAGTCTCGGCCAATTCTTCCCATTTAATATTTTCATTATAACCTTCCGGTCTGGCAGTTGAATAAACTGTGTTTCCAAAAATATACTGTGAGCTTATAGTACCCAGTGTAACTCTTTGTAAGTAATCATACTGAGCCGAAATGTCCTGTTGTCCTGTTGTTCCATAACCTACTCTTAATTTCAAGCTTGATAAAGTTTCATTGTCTTTTAAGAAAGATTCTTCGGCAACATTCCATGCAAAAGCAGCTCCTGAGAAATTACCCCATCGGTTAGCTTCAGAAAAACGGGAAGTTCCGTCTCGTCTATAGTTTAATGTCAATAAATAACGGCTGTCATACCCTAAATTCAAACGTCCAAAATAAGATTGAAGATTGATATTCGGATCAGTAATAACATCTTCTTTAGGATTTGGCTGTCTGGTTTCTCCGGATTCGTATTTTTCTTTTTGGAATAATTGGTAGTTATAACCCGCCGTAGCATCAATTTTAAACTTGCCTACATCTTTAGTGTAATTAAAGTAGGTATTTAAGTTTTTATTTTGAAGCATATCAGTATAACTGGAGTAATTTCCTAAATTGACCCAGTTTCCTGAGCTAAAAGCATTCGGCTGAAATCCTAAAGGACTTTGCGTACTTACTTCGGTATATCCTTTGCTATCAAATCTATCAATACCTGCTTCAGCAACTACTCTTAAATCTTCAAAGAAATGCAATTTATAATCCAATCTAACATTTCCCCATTTTCGGGTAGAAGTAGCTCTTCTTTCATCCTGATTTAGTCTTGATACAGGATTTCTTGCTGGTAATAAAGGTAAATTTCCATTAGGTTCTAACCATTCAAAATAACCACCATAACGAGAATTGGCATCATAAACCGGCTGTGTTGGATCAAAACCAATGGCGCTTCCAATTACAGCTCCTTCATCCTGAAATTGATTTTTACCGAAAGACATATTTCCGCTAATATCAATTCTTAAATGATTATCAAATAAAACAGGATTCAAAGAGATAGAAGTTGTAGTTCTTTCAAAAGAAGTATTTCTTAAAAGCCCTGAATTATCAACATTTCCCACAGATAAACGTATTGGTAATTTATTAAACAAAGCACCACTTACGGAGATGTTGTTATTCATTGTCAATGAGGTATGGAAAATTTCATCCTGCCAATTCGTATTTGCTGTTCCTAATAAAGCTTTTTGAGCATCAGAACCTTTCTCATTTACTAAAGCCCGAAACTGATCAGCACTTAAAACATCCACTTGATTGGCCACAGTATTAACACCTAACTGAGAACTAAAGTTTACTTTCACGCCGCCTTTTGTTCCTTTTTTAGTAGTAATTACAATTACCCCATTGGCTGCACGCGAACCGTAAATTGCCGCTGCAGAAGCATCTTTCAAAACAGTAAAAGATTCAATGTCATTTGGATCAATTGTAGAAAGAATACTGGTAGCACCGCTTGGCACTGCATTACTCAACGGAAGTCCGTCCAATACAATTAAAGGCTCATTCGACGCTGATAAAGACGAACCGCCACGGATTCTAATGTCTGCTTTTGCACCAGGAGCTCCTCCGCCAGTTACATTAACCCCCGAAATACGACCGCTAATTAAACTTTCCGGAGTTACATTGACTCCTTTATTAAATTCTTTAGCAGAGATTTGGGATACTGAACCCGTTGCGTCTTTTTTCTTCACCGTACCATAACCCACCTGTACTACTACTTCTTTTAATTCGCTAAAATCTTCGGTTAGTACTACTCTAAGATCTTGTCCATTAGCGGGTACTTCTTTTGAAGTAAATCCAATAAAAGAAAATTGCAATACAGCAGAGTTGCCTGATAGCGGTAAAGTAAATGCGCCATTTACATCTGTTATTGTACCAATAGTTGTTCCTTTGATTAATACACTTGCCCCAATTAGCGGTTCTCCTTTTTGATCTACAACAAGACCGGAAATCTTTTTAGTTGCAGTTTGGGCAACTAGGTTTGGTACAATAAATAGCATGTTACATAATAGTAAAATGTAATACATACTGTTTTTCATTTTGACCATAATTTTTTGTTTTTGGTTGTTAATAATTTTGGTTTTACAAAATCGTTAATGTGTTTTAGTTTGTAGTTTAGAAACAGTATTTCGATTTCGATAATGTAAAATTAGATGGATTTAACAGCCTCAATTTTAACAACAATAAAAATGTAGTTAAATGAGTGGTTTTTTTATTGTAAACACCCTAAAAATCAGTAGTTTGTGCTTTTTTTGTATTTAAAAAAAAGTAGTGAATATGTAGTTAAAAAACCGAGTTTTAGTTGTTTTTTTGCCCTTTTAGTAAATAGTTGAATTAATGAGTAAATAATTGTATATTAAACAATTATTTCTTTAATTAATTATAAAAAATACAATTTAAGTTACGAATAAATATATTCTTAATAAAATTTTTAGTCAAAAAAATAACTTGAAAAAATGCGGTATAACAGTTATATAATGGCAGAGAGTTCCTTTTTGAGGATGATTAATTTTAAAGCCAAATGATGCCTTGAGTTCAATAAGTTAGCAATAGCCTGATGATGC
Protein-coding sequences here:
- a CDS encoding SusE domain-containing protein translates to MKNIYKIIIALISILAVSCNADDVDNRPILESVSAPEMTLPVTGKTFVLTEENAEDEADLFKWNPAAYSHDVVVSYSLLMDVKDGDFANAQTLASTSDISQASISVKTLNQAAIELGAVPGTAKLFDVKVKCNVSGSTAMETEETITISITAYSGLVTYPFTDWYLVGDATVAGWDNNKGNQPLFRSGVNPKLYKYTGYFKAGYFKVISTLGKWAPMYGGAGGNLAYRATDADGDPASFNIPTAGYYTFAIDTQTLTYTLNPYDASAATVHATIGLIGSSRTGTEAGWNDDTDMVQSTFDPHIWTLTISLFDGKAKFRANNAWDVNWGGDKAFSGYPGNGTGGGDIPVAKSKYKVYFNDLDGSYLMIPNQQ
- a CDS encoding RagB/SusD family nutrient uptake outer membrane protein, giving the protein MKIAFKNISYFFLLILGLNMALTSCTNDLEVTPKDDDEFLSETFFENPESYKQVLAKLYAGLYVGGNDGDGSADIAGIGGDFSSYLRLLFVVQEFPTDEAIIAWADGTLPTLNTQNWSPANEFLAGTFSRAFYQISVANEFLRQTTDEKLNSRGVDASLKAEIATFRAEARFLRAFSYYNLMDLFGNVPITTENDPVGFFYPEQKTRAEVFAFIESELKDLDNSLAASRTNEYGRVDKTAAKFLLAQIYLNSKVYTGTERFNEAGTVCADIINNSGYTFANVPYRYLFSADNNTNGAQNEFIFPIVSDGNAIRATGGGMSFILHASIGGSMDAASRGMDGGWQGIRTRKELVQLFPDATATADKRGTFYTDGQTLDIANVGTFTNGYAVTKYINKKADGSAAQRNDIPDTDFPMYRLSDVYLMYAEATVRGASSGNIATAVGYINQLRDRADAASISASDLTLDFILDERGRELFWECHRRTDLIRFGKFTGGSKIWQWKGGTANGSATESYRDLMPIPSRIIQANPTLEQNTGYVN
- a CDS encoding alpha-amylase family glycosyl hydrolase, yielding MKKTLLLICSFFSIIAFAQQQTVTYSVSPAIFEETTAITITINGNSINESSWGVTGNALYMWAWAFGLDDTTAKGTPDNGTWEASSEASKFTYNAATDTYTKTITPATYYNATALGKIGFLIKAKNGTGDKKSQDIFAEVGGFQLTLTAPSENSTTIVTSGSNFTVSATNTGGNAAYVLKANGTTLNSNSSTASFSYTHSGITANQNYELQVTQGATVITKKFTVIINPNTVLEAMTTALEDGINYNTTDNSKATLVLNAPGKDFVYVAGSFNNWQPTSAYAMKKDPTTGKFWLELSGLTSGTNYTYQYWVVDQTPLTNSPTMVKIADPYSTLVLSPYDDSGIPSTTYPNMPVYPAGQNFEVTVLKTGQTAYNWQVTNFTKPEKEKLVVYEVLVRDFDSHRNFQDLINRIDYFKKLKINAIELMPVMEFEGNESWGYNTSFHMALDKFYGPSDKLKEFIDLCHQNGIAVILDVALNHAFGRNPMVRMWMNDPDGDGFGSPTTENPYFNTVAKHTYNVGEDFNHQQALTQYYVKRVIKQWIQEYHIDGFRWDLTKGFTQNCTASDESCTNAYQQDRVDVLKSYADYSWSLDPTHYTIFEHLGTDAEEQQWANYRIAESPSKGIMLWGKMTNEYNELSMGYTSNIARMNSSSRGFTKNRLMGFAESHDEERLMYKNLQYGNATNASHNVKNLNTALSRMSAIGAVSLLVPGPKMIWHFGELGFENSIYSCDNGTVNTESDATSGDCKLSTKPQPQWTNNWLANDNRYKIYSDWARMIKLKTEEPVFLGTVTMANSSSLTKNIKISDASLPANTLKDVVILGNFDVNTQNVATGFPYTGEWYNLMDNSVWNVTNVNDPIAIPAGQYRIYGNKPAFAANVPFALPSDNFTVEAKSETCANKKNGQISITALQSYNYVANINGTNYNFVNNSLTVSNLAPGTYPICVSITGKTFEQCFSITINAGGTLVGKSTLSSNKLAIEIAEGTAPYQVVVNGVTQFETNETAFSVEVQKGDVLEVKTAVPCEGVYMQNIADNLGNVMAYPNPVQDILTIAVPTSKKEVNIALYSIGGQLISNTTYPIVNQMVQMNLGKLASAVYFAKVELENPVSITIIKE
- a CDS encoding SusC/RagA family TonB-linked outer membrane protein translates to MKNSMYYILLLCNMLFIVPNLVAQTATKKISGLVVDQKGEPLIGASVLIKGTTIGTITDVNGAFTLPLSGNSAVLQFSFIGFTSKEVPANGQDLRVVLTEDFSELKEVVVQVGYGTVKKKDATGSVSQISAKEFNKGVNVTPESLISGRISGVNVTGGGAPGAKADIRIRGGSSLSASNEPLIVLDGLPLSNAVPSGATSILSTIDPNDIESFTVLKDASAAAIYGSRAANGVIVITTKKGTKGGVKVNFSSQLGVNTVANQVDVLSADQFRALVNEKGSDAQKALLGTANTNWQDEIFHTSLTMNNNISVSGALFNKLPIRLSVGNVDNSGLLRNTSFERTTTSISLNPVLFDNHLRIDISGNMSFGKNQFQDEGAVIGSAIGFDPTQPVYDANSRYGGYFEWLEPNGNLPLLPARNPVSRLNQDERRATSTRKWGNVRLDYKLHFFEDLRVVAEAGIDRFDSKGYTEVSTQSPLGFQPNAFSSGNWVNLGNYSSYTDMLQNKNLNTYFNYTKDVGKFKIDATAGYNYQLFQKEKYESGETRQPNPKEDVITDPNINLQSYFGRLNLGYDSRYLLTLNYRRDGTSRFSEANRWGNFSGAAFAWNVAEESFLKDNETLSSLKLRVGYGTTGQQDISAQYDYLQRVTLGTISSQYIFGNTVYSTARPEGYNENIKWEELAETNVGIDYGFFNDRITGSINYFDKKSTDLLAEIAVPDGANIRNQGFFNIGSVRTKGVEFNIQSDIIKNDNLTWNLAFNTTYIDQKIDQLGITVPGFQGYFTGDNIAGGGGNKIQINSVGFTPNSFFVYEQLYDANKKPIAGAYVDRNNDGTLNDGDRYRANKPAPDYTFGLFSTVNYKNFDFTMNWRASLGNYIFDNVSSNLGYSDAGLRRQTDLSNVSTDYLNTGFTFEDNGTSRYLSDYYVKDASFIKLDNITLGYSFDKKLFKAASVRFTAGVQNVLVLTKYNGLDPEKFNGIDNNVYPRARTFLFGVNANF